TGGTTTGTTCTCTGAGTTTGGGTAGAACAAGGATGATATCGAGTTGTAACCACTGAAGATTAAGAGGgttgttgatgaattgatgagATGAAGCAGTTCTGGTGAAGAATCACAAAATCAGGTAAATTAGTGTTCCTCAATTCGAATTTGTTTCTTGTAGATTGGATTATAATTGATGAAATCTGAGATGGGTATTGTGTGAATTGAAATTATATTGATTAGGAAgagtttaattttattttctttgagaattagggttttcccctgttcttccccaaatcagTAAATTAAGGTTGGTTGAAAAGGGAAACGGTTCTATGGTGAAGGAATTTGAAAATCAGGAAGGGGGTTATTAGATCTAAGTTCTGTAGTTCAGGGTTTTGGTTGGATAGTGACATAGAAGATGGTTCTAATGGAAATTGGAAAAGATGTGGTTGTTTTGAGGTTGACTTAGAGTAGAAGTTTATGGTTAAAGAGGTCTGGTTGGTTGTGTGTGATGAAGTAGAAAAAGGTTCAGGTCTAGTGATATTCTCAGAAAATCTTGTGTTTGCAGGATCAAGATTTCATTATTTGGAGGAATTGCATGAAACGAGATTTCACGATTAATCCGTAGTTACTATTTGACCTTTCCTATTTGAAGATTAGCACAGTTATTTGTGTCTTGAGTAGTTTTCGTCTGAATTGGTTCATTCTGGATATGGTTTCTGAATGCCACCATTTTGTTCAGATTGATGCTTGATCCATATGCAAATgttttctatgaccatgttggaggCATGGAAGATTCTAATGAAGCTAAAGTTTGCTTGCTTCTCTTTTGGTTTCTTCTCCGTTGAACTAGTGCGGATGTAGTTGCTTGTGCTTTTCTCATCTTAGTTATTTTTCTCTATAGCAGGTTTGGACCGTGATACCTACAGAGTACATATGTTTCTTTTCAGTGGTAAGTATTGTATTTTCTCCTTCTTGTATTGTTCATTAACAATAGGTTTGATGTATTTATAACCCCTGTCTCTGTTGCACCATGTTTACACATCTGCTGAACGATTATCACCTAATGACAGTATGTTGATTTCCAAAGCTCGCGTTCTATAGGCAATCAGAATTGCAGCTCTCTTGGGGCTCCATCTTATGAAGgaaacattattttttttttgaaaaacttgtATTGCTCCATACTGAGACTTGACAGAGTTTTTAGGACACTTTACTACCATGCTTATCCTCAAGTTTTGCTTTAGCAATGCCACACTAGGCACCTCATGGAAATGAATTACACGCTGGCGTATGGATATGCAGAAAAGCCTCTGTTAGGCTACTTTGGAAGGTTTGGCTCCTGGAGATGCTTCCTTAATTTAACACTGGGTCCATGGGTCATTTCTTAACTCAAGAGTATATAGGGTTATGTTTGACACTTGTTCCAGACAGGAAGTGTTACCCATATTGCGCGGATGAAAGCTTTGGGCATATAATTGATATAactgtttgatttattttttatctGCAGTCATTATTTGCTAAGCTGGATTAATTTTTGGCGCCTAACAGGCCATGCCGTCAGAGCTTATGGTGAGTAATTTGACCGCTTAGCTTGCAATTTCTGTACTTATATCATAGTTTCTCATGATATTTTTAAGGTTTTGGTACATACATATTTTTGTATTTGGTAGGCTATTAATGTCCGTATTTATGATTGCTCATATAGGATTGCAATTTTACTTTTCCACAAAGTACTAGCGGACAATCTTATGAATCCTCTGGTAGTTGCCACGTTTACACTTGCAGTTCACAATGGTGTAAATAGCCAGAAGCAAttggcatagcaaggtcgataaCTAGACTGACAGTAATGTGAGTGAACTAGACTAGATACACAGGTTTGGATCCGAAGTTGCAGGCTAAAGGATTGCAGGGAAGGAGCTATATAAGATTACAAACAAGCAGCAAACTGATTAATCCTTCATTAGCATCAGGTCTCCAAGGTGTTTGACAAAAAGTCCCAAAAGAAACAACATTGATATTTGGGGGGTTGGAAGTTAGATTTGTTCACGAACTCTGCTTCACTTCCAAGTCTCCTGCCaaatatacttatatttctcTCCTTCCATAAAAGATAAAACCCTGCAGATAACATGTGTGCGTGCATCCTTGGATTCATATTGATAAACTTCTgcctgttcttctttttcattagatTTAGATGACATGAAGATAATTTAATAAGTGCTAACATGCTACGTTTTTGCATTGCAGCCTGGTATAGCAAGTATCTGGACCAGGTACTGATGAGGAAGGGAGAAGCAGAGTCGCAGGGTGTAACAATGTAAAAATTTGTTACGAATGGTATAAGTTTTTGGTTCAGTGGCAATGATACGAGTTATGCAaagctttttaatttttgtatgaaTGGCTTAAGATTTTTGAAAGTTCTGTAATTCTGAGAATCTAAAATCCGGCACCGGAGAAAGTAACCGTTTGCCGGCGGCAAGAAAACGATTTATGAGGGATTGACAAGACGTCACAAATACAATAACTATTTGTGACGGTTGACCGAACATAACGAATGATCTCAAACCGTCACAAAAAACATTTGTGACCCCAGTAGTAACAACGGATTATCGCCCGTAACAAATGTGTTTTTGTGACGGTCTTTTTCATTAATGTGATGGTTTTCTGGTATTTGTGACGGTTTAAAAACCGTCACTACAGGCCTCTTTTTGTAGTGTACCTCTCCCCTTACAAGTTACACCAATCCTATCTAAGTTTCCGAAAAATCCAAGTTTTCGGGTTGATCTACAGACAAGGAACTAATTAACATAGATTTGGTGGCATTGTTCAGAGATAATTTCTTACCGCGCATTTGTTCGAGAAACTTTAACACTTTGTAACATAATTTTAACAGAGTTGCCAATACaggcataaatcataatagtgatCCCCGATTAACTAATAAATAATTAGCAAGCAAAAAAAATCAATGCACCTAATTATAGCAGTAAGAGACGAATGAAGGCCAAACAAACCATATCTATATGTTAAATACAAATCTCAAATTGAGTTTTTTGGCCCCAGTAGAATTAAGCAGatgttcaaagacttattttaaatatgtttagcattgttaTGATTCTCTTAAACACCAGTAAGACATTATTGATCACTAAAACGTTTGTGTATCTGTATCATGATTCAATTCTTacgtgtttaaatgaacatcagaTTGCTTATAGTTCAAAAgttatattttccaaagaacggtcattatacatggttccgTAATGGACCACAGTGTATATTCTTATAATTTGATTGCAAGACTAATTcttacatgcttacttgaaaccataattagagtttcatctaaacagagaaagtgtttgcttgaatatcAAGTTATCTTAGTTTGAATTCTAAGCAAACCTCTATCTTGAAAAATtgtaaatagagatgctctttcaactgaaaagttcaatccctgacactttgtatcTTATTTGAAAGTTAGAGTCGTCCTATATTGAACTAGGTTTTCTATGAGAAATATATTTAGTTCTACGAttaaaagacttcgcttgggggattcatgaagccaaatTTTCCATTTCGCAACTGCTTGAAGTTGTTGCGACTAGAATATAGCAACAACAACAAGCTATCGCTAAACCTATTTGCAACGGATTTATCCGTTGCAAAGTCAAGAAAAAACCAGTTGGCTGAACCGAAAACTGTTGCGAAATACTTTCGTTGGATACATGAAGACCTATCTCCATGGAAAAAGACTGGAATCTCGAACGATATGATAATGCGTGCAAGGAGAACAGCAAACTTCAGATTAGTAATTGTTGGTGGTAAAGCTTATCTGGAGACTTATGGGAAGGCTTATCAATCAAGAGATACATTGAATCTATGGGGAATATTACAACTTATGAGGAGGTACCCAGGGAAGTTGCCTGATTTGGATTTGTTGTTCGACTGCAATGACCCTCCAGTCATCGAGTCTAGTTTAATCTTACGCCATCCAGCGGTTAAGATTATATCATTTCTGTACAAATCTCGAGGAGTGTTGTTGGAACATTTTTGCTACAACACTTGTCATGAGACTACACTTGAAGGATGGAAAGCTATTGGTGTCTACTGCAGAAACTTGAAATCCCTTTACGTAGTTGATTGCTCGATGTTATGTCGCCTGGGATTGAAAGCTTTGTGTGATGGGTGTAACAAGCTTTGCTACTTATATGAAGACAACAATCCAATGAATTTTGCACTTGATCAGTTTTTCAAGGTAGAAAGACCCAGTGTGCATCTCCTGATGCCCCAGGCGTCAACATGGAATTATTTCTCGAATCCGTTTGATATTTAGGTGtttaatttttgttcttcttataagaaGATCGATTCTCGGTTGCATTTCAATTATTTACATATCTGAAGTAACAATATCAGCTTGTTACCTCTCTTGTTCACATTAAACAAGTTTGTTTAGTTTGCCAGTAACAACTCCGGCGAACGATATTGACTGTCCATAGCGTGCTTGCTAATTAATCAAGGTGAACTGTAGAAAAATGAACGTCATCCAGTCGTGAGATATGTGTCATCTAAAACAAACTTTCTAGGCCAGCCTACCCCTAAAAGATCCCATCATCATAAAGAGTGGTCCTATAAATAAATTGATAGTATTATTTTGATGGACACTTTTCTTTATttctccagtgcatgcttgcgtAGGACTGCACCAACACAATCATATTAAAATTGTCACACCAACAAAAAAACATTTTCATCCCAATCTAATTTCATGATTTTAGCACTTCTCAATGACTTGATCTTAAAATCAGTACTAGAACACGATTTAATAAAACACAGTTAAACCCGAAGAAAtctgacaacaacaacaacaactagttTCTTTCCGGTAGAAATTTTGTTTCAGGTTGACAGAGATCATACTTTCCATACATGAGCAAATATTACTGGATTTTTCTTACAATATGTTTTCATTTAATTGCATACAAGGTTCACTGTAAATCTGACATTCCGCTTGGGTATAAGGTCACAATCCCAATACCATCAGATTGTAACGCGGGTTTTATAGGAAGAGCTTTTCTAATGGAGCCTGAGAAAATAACAGTTCCTAGTTTTAAGGTTGCATTGGGTGTTGAAGATTCTTTTAATGGTAGTTTCTCGTGTTCACTTCAAGTTTTTCTTGGAGAGTTCAAAGTTTGGGATTCTGGTCATGTGTCGAAATTTTATCCGAAGAATAAATGTATGTTGGAGTTTACAGAAGGTGGTGTGTTGTTGTTGAGGGGTTCAGAGCGACAAATTGGATGGACTAGTGGCACTTCCGGGCAAGGTGTAGAggtaaattttctgaaggttGTGTTTCAGAGCATCTATTTTGCGTTGTTATTGCATGTTCATGATGTTTGCAGCTTTTGCAGAGATTACAGTTGCTGCATATAGGCAATCTTGTTCTACTGGATGTAATGGACCGTCTAAAATGGCAAAGTTTTGATTTCCCGGCGAATGTAATTCTCTGGGGTCAGGAACTCAACTTCTCGACTCGACTGACTTCTTCTATCTCTGGCAACTCAACTATGTTCTACTCTTTTGACTGACAGGAGTGTATTTGAACTCAGGTAAATTCAAGTACTCTTACTGGGAATTCAGTCCTACAGAAGGCCAGAATATCGTGTCTGCCGAATTGGGTTCTACAGGTCTGAAGCTTTTCGACCAAAACCATCGTAAATTTGCACAGATATCATCGAGAAAACAAAAACTTGTGAGATTTCTAGCATTGTCTGAAAGAAATGGGAATCTGGGATTGTATCATTATTCAATTCAAAAGAGTATATGTACTCTAGCATTGTCTGAATGAAATGTGTGATTTCCCTTTAGCTTGTGGACCTTACAGTATATGTACTCTATCCAATACTTGTCAATGCATCCAGTTTTCAGAGAAGGCTGCTAACCCAGTGGCAGTGCAATCTGATTGCAACGTGGGTTTTTCTGGCGAGTTCTGTGGCAAAACTGAACCCGTTGAGATGATTGAGATAAAGGGTGTTGGAAGTATCCTGAGAAGTCCTCAAGTTTTTAATGTCAGGAAAGATGTTTGCCTGAGTATGTGCATTGATGATTGTACCTGTGTTGCTCTGTTATACTCCGATAAGGGTGTGGGCATTCATGCCGGAGATGTTTGTCAGCGGTGTGTTCATTATGGTCTTGTCGGGGGTTTAAAACAAATGGACGAAGAAGAGGTGGCTATAAATATGTGGAGTTACTGGGTTAAGGCTCCCAAGGGAATTGTTGGAACAGAGGGCAAAAACTCAGTTTTAAAGAGATGGCTTCTGATCATGGGAGGGGTGGTTGATgtattcatcattcttcttgttaTGGGTGGGTTTGGGTATTATTATCTTGTAATTAGAAAGAGAAGGACGAGAAATGAAAATACCATCACATCAATTTTCGCAGAAAATCATTAAGATTCAAGATCCCTCGCATCTTTTCCAATCTTCACAAACAAGACAACGCAGCAGCAAAAGGAAACTTAGGAAAGATGCGTCTGCTAATTGCAGAGTTTAGTCGTATGTTTTTGGTTCTTACACTACTTACTATAAAAGCCCGAGTCTAAGCACTGAAATTCTATTCAGCTGACAGTATTCACAAAAGTTCATAGACCCAAACCTCAAAATTTCATCTGAACATGTTGATACGGTGTTCTTGTTGAAGCAATATGCCTCAGCGATGTTTCCATTTCCAgctatcttcatcttcatcatcagctaatgtatcttcatcttcgtcttcatacGAGTACTCGTCTTCAGAACTGTGTAGAGTCTTAGTTTTACCGAACTCATCAAGTTCTCTGAAGCCTCTGACACAAGTCACACCCTCCTTGtcctcatcctcatcctcatcctcttcctcatcttcatcctcgtcatcttcctcttcctcttcctcagaTTCTTCTTCTGACGACTCCTCGTCTGGGTATTCATTCAGTGGATTATCTTCAGCTGAACAGAGACAGATATAAAACTTCATGAGAATACAAAAATTACTGAGAAAAGAGAGAATACTAGTCTAACGAACAATGGAGTATAGGAAGAAAATATCATTTTAATCACTGGTATCCCAATAAGATTACTTTGGTCCATCACAGTGATAGCATTAACATCCTAGTGATATAATTTTGAGAGTatcgataaaaaaaaatgaaaagaagatgTAGTTGTCTTTAGTTAcggcttttgagtgatagacacaACAGGAACTACAATATAGTCATGCGTCATTATAAACTCCAttcaatttttttatgaaataagcACTTTTGGCAGACTTCACTGCACACCAGGCTCAATTTTAAACCGATTCTGCAAAATTACTTGTTGTCAAGCACACTTTTAAAGTACTCGCTTTGCCAGGTTCACTTTCAATGTGTCTGGCGTGGGACATACTTTAAAAGTGTGCTTAGTCCAGTTCGACAGATGAATTTGGCAGATTTAGCATTTTTCACATTTACCTCCTTTCGTTGCACTTGAAAATAAAGCCATATTTAATATTTGAGGGTTTTTTTTGTTGGCATCCATTGTTAATGCTATCACAAGGTCTTTTTGTAGCCTTTCGTATAAAAGATCtcgttttttttataaatatactACTAATTTTTATTATGATACTTCAATCAAATCTTTATAATACTACATGCATTAGATTAGATAGTTGCATAGTGGCTGAAAAGTAGTCATATAGTATCGAAAAGACAGGCTCAAGTCAAAACACAGACAGGGTCCTGCTAAATGAAATAATCAGCAATTCATACGGGAGATAAATGGTGTTACTCGCGGGGTAAAAGAAGAGACATAATGTAAACAACAACGATACCACACCTCGGTTTTAATCAAGGTTTGTGTTTATGTATACATTGTCTCTCTCCAACACCTCGCAAGTAGTACCTACTATCTATCCTTTCAACTATTATCTAACGTCTATGTTCTGACGAAACCTCATCCAGGTATTCATTTGGTGGATTATCAGTGGCGGACACATCACCAAACCAAAGTAAGAAGGGTAACAAAATAAGCAGCACATACCGTTTGAATCGCTGGTATCCCACTCAGATTCCTGTGGTCCATCATagtaatcatcatcttcacctACTTGAACTCTAAACCAGATAATACATACATGGTTGAATACAAGATAATCCTTTATCATTCAAATTTCAAAGTTGAGCATCATAAGCAGCAATTCTTACAGGGGATATGCATCCAGATCATCTTCTTGTTCAGCTGTGTTCATCTCGTCCTTCACAGCGTACAAGTCATAAACGTAATCATCCATCATAGCTGCACATACAAGCAAAACATAAGAAATAATTCATGAGTTGGACGACCAAGAAGAGTAATTCGCAAAACACTAGAAGATCATGTAGTTATAACATATTTACGTCCAATGAATCAAGGGATTATTTAGATACACCACATAGATAACCAAACATCAAGCACATAAAATGAGGAGTGGCCAGGACAAGAAGAGTGAATCATATGGGGAGCACCTCCACCGTTGTTAATGTATGAgtacatatcagattggatctcTGAGGCAACCTCTGGAAGATACTCCCTTAGAAGAGGCATAAAGTTGCACAAAATTTGACTATCCTCCAAAGACATGTCTCTGCAATACGACAAATGTAATTAGTAAAATTCCCCGAAGGCAAAAAGATAGATCCATATAGTGATGAAAAACGACCACGCAAGGAAGATTAGAATCACATACTCTGTTTGTTCCACcttctttggtatttcttcctcttcatcaacacGAACAACATCATAAATATTGCACATTTCATGTATGCCCTTTCCCTTTCTCCTCTtccatatttgctcaaaccgaGCATTTTTTGCCATATCCTAACATTACCAATCAGAAAAACACCATTCAAGTATCACATTAACAAACAAATCAAAATCTGAACCCCATTTCTTTAGAAAAACATACCTCATGCTTTTCTCTAGCTCTCAACAGCAACTTATCTTGCTTCTGCAGACATCAACACAAGAATCCCAAATGTCATTTCAAACAATTTCACTAACAAACAACCGAATTTCACATAATTGCAAAGAACCCCACTTACATTCTCTTGTTTGAAAGTCTGTCTTCGTTCCTCAACCTTAGTTTTGAAATCAACAGCATCTTCAGAGTTAGGCTGCTCATAACAACAAAAAAGCTTAATTATAATTCCCCAAATCACaatttctcactcaaaaaagaaatTCACACAACACTAACCACCACAATTGATTGCAAGACTTGGATCGAGGCTTTTGAACTAGCAACTGTCTCTACATGTTGTACCAATACTTTCTTTCTCTCTACAATCTCTGAAAAAACACAAAACAAgaatcagaaagaaaaaaaaaatttaaaaataaggaAAGGGTTAAATTGTGTGATTGATTGAATGGTTTCTGACCTGTAATGGATGAATCGGTGGTGATAGACAGTTTATCAAAGTCAACCAATGGTCTTTTAAGTGGTCTTTCATTGATTTCTAACCCTACAAttcgaagaaagaaaaaaaatgtcagtaaaaaagaaattagggatttcagaATGTTGATAATAGAACAAGTTTTTACTTACAGAGAGCTTCGAGTGGGGATTGTGAAGACTTTCTCTTGACTCTGACGATCAATGGTTTTGCTGATGATGAGCTTGAGCTTTCTCCTTCATTGCCCGCCATGGATTTTGGGTTTTAGGGTTTTCGTCCCAAGGGGAAGAAAGAGCGACGGGTGGAGAGAGGAGGCTGTCACTGAAATGTGTGAAACCCCGTCTCATGCTCGGCACTCTAGTACCAAACTGATGGGCAGGATAGTGTTCAGCCACTCTGAATGTTGGCCCAGTAAATATTTTGCTTGACTAATTGACTACCTCATTTTGTGAaatataattttgggcataccaaaatcttccaaggcatattgaatgaagacaaaaaaggttgtgaaatagtaaAATCAGATAAtcccttaacccaatttttttttaatggcaaatctgacctttacgtattagtgttaataatcttgattagtgattaaatattttgtttagtgattaaaataattttcagaattataagagttgtttagatgaaaaatttgaggaaaaaaaaaatcaaagttttggtttggttaagaaggagagaaagagaaggagaaagtgagaaaattctaattcttgattcaatggaggatgaggagggtcatcattcatctaaaaaaactaggaaaatacatatcaactacaacaatgatccagaaatggctgatttcttagattatgagaatgattttacacccactcaaactcaagctcaaactcaaacacaaactcaagatgatgatttttatgagccaaatcctgatgatgaagacattgatgaggaacccaatgcttctaatacacaggtacacttatatcctatacttaatctcacttctataactctcaattatcaaaagttaggttttttgaatcatggttcggcgaaacaggttgaggttcggctcacatctatgagccgaatctaccaattgatgaacggtccggcttactgaatctgtttactgcatgcgccgaacctataatttccaattccaacccttttgctagacactagttcggcttatatgaaagtttcatagtaagccgaacaacatcctgaagcccggaatagaatcattactgattcggcttacatatccaaaatcgtatgtgccgaacataattttttaatttctgggttgaaatattgttactggttcggcacatatggagaatatcgtatcagccgaaacctcttatgttcaaggttcggcacataatatgattatcgtctgagccgaacatgaatttgttaatttttgggttaaaatattgttcgtggttcggcacatattgaggatatcgtataagccgaaacctgtaaatgtttatagttcggcacataatgtgattatcgaatgcgccgaaccttgttattatattccctttctagtgtttaaccttatgatattctttgtagatcgtgcttggacccatggaaaatcaacctgatccagtagacataattcacgaggataccaaggatcactaaaacatgaaattgaggaaagaaaaagtgccTTTACGTTGTTTGAGAAAAAGTGATActagtatatatttttatttttgtttatttgccAAATTGGAAAGAAAAAATAGTTTTATTCTTATTACTTGATTTCGGAAAACCATATACCGACGAGTTTTGAAGCGTGCTTATTGGCAACTAAAAGTAAAAAGACACGTGAGTTTCATCAAGTGCTTCAGGTTAGAAAAGTCAAATCTCAGTTAGTAGATTAGTTCATAGGCTTCGGTCCAGATTAGCAGGTTCCACAACGGAAGTGGATGCCCTTTAAAGAGATGGTAGTACTGGACCAAGCTCTGGTTAATCTGGTCGAAATCAGTTTGGATCTAGAAGCTTGGTTGGGCTAGAAAATGTTTAACGCCATACTTCTGCTTCTAGTTTCCAAACATGCTTTAAAATTCGTCGATAAATTATTTTCCAAAACCAAGTAATAAGACTACTCAAAAAAGTTTCCAATTTGGcctataaacaaaaataaaataaatataccactttttctgaaacaacgTAGAGGTAACAGTCTTGACTCATCTCAGCACTGGAAAACATTTCTGAGCACAGAAGCAAGTGAATATGATATAGTATCCAGGTGCTTGATATATTCAGAGAATATGATATAGTATCCGAAGTGTTCATTATTCAGTATCATGGACATTAATTAAAGAACTCCACACTATCTATCTAGTTCTCTATATAGTATCCTGGTGCTTGATATATTCAGAGATACCGAGCTAAACACAAGCTaaggattcaacattttgatAAGAATGGACATAAAAGCCAATTTTTTGACGTGCTGATAGGTCACAAATTTTCGTGAATGTCTCATCTTTTAGATCATAATAGGAGACAACCAAACAATTTTTTACTAGCAGCACAACCTTTGTTGACTCGTTTTCTTCTCCTCCCTGAATAATGAATATGATATCATCACGTTGAGGCAGTAATGTAGAACCAGACGTAGACCCGTCATATGGATTTAAACTCAAATCAACCTGTCCTATAAAATTCCAACTTGAGTTGGCAGCATCCATCTCAAAAATGCTATAACAACGAACAGTACGATTGCTCTCAATAAGATACAAATGGCCCCGATACTCAGCAATGTTGTAGTAGCAGTAAACTTTTTTGCAGAACTTGGCGGTCGCACTTCCCATACTGATTCTCGATAAACATCAAAGTAAACGACAATCCCTAGTAGGCTGCACCAGTACAATGACCCATTCCAGACGATACCAGATGTCCAATGTATACCTTTTTGGCCAGTAGAAGAATAAAATCCAGACAACCTCCAAGAAGATATTTCGGAATCATAAATTTCAATTCTATG
This DNA window, taken from Papaver somniferum cultivar HN1 chromosome 3, ASM357369v1, whole genome shotgun sequence, encodes the following:
- the LOC113357793 gene encoding G-type lectin S-receptor-like serine/threonine-protein kinase At5g35370 isoform X1; this encodes MSKYYWIFLTICFHLIAYKVHCKSDIPLGYKVTIPIPSDCNAGFIGRAFLMEPEKITVPSFKVALGVEDSFNGSFSCSLQVFLGEFKVWDSGHVSKFYPKNKCMLEFTEGGVLLLRGSERQIGWTSGTSGQGVELLQRLQLLHIGNLVLLDVMDRLKWQSFDFPANVILWGKFKYSYWEFSPTEGQNIVSAELGSTGLKLFDQNHRKFAQISSRKQKLVRFLALSERNGNLGLYHYSIQKSICTLALSE
- the LOC113357793 gene encoding G-type lectin S-receptor-like serine/threonine-protein kinase At5g35370 isoform X3, which translates into the protein MSKYYWIFLTICFHLIAYKVHCKSDIPLGYKVTIPIPSDCNAGFIGRAFLMEPEKITVPSFKVALGVEDSFNGSFSCSLQVFLGEFKVWDSGHVSKFYPKNKCMLEFTEGGVLLLRGSERQIGWTSGTSGQGVELLHIGNLVLLDVMDRLKWQSFDFPANVILWGKFKYSYWEFSPTEGQNIVSAELGSTGLKLFDQNHRKFAQISSRKQKLVRFLALSERNGNLGLYHYSIQKSICTLALSE
- the LOC113360199 gene encoding uncharacterized protein LOC113360199, coding for MCDFPLACGPYSICTLSNTCQCIQFSEKAANPVAVQSDCNVGFSGEFCGKTEPVEMIEIKGVGSILRSPQVFNVRKDVCLSMCIDDCTCVALLYSDKGVGIHAGDVCQRCVHYGLVGGLKQMDEEEVAINMWSYWVKAPKGIVGTEGKNSVLKRWLLIMGGVVDVFIILLVMGGFGYYYLVIRKRRTRNENTITSIFAENH
- the LOC113357793 gene encoding G-type lectin S-receptor-like serine/threonine-protein kinase At5g35370 isoform X2 codes for the protein MSKYYWIFLTICFHLIAYKVHCKSDIPLGYKVTIPIPSDCNAGFIGRAFLMEPEKITVPSFKVALGVEDSFNGSFSCSLQVFLGEFKVWDSGHVSKFYPKNKCMLEFTEGGVLLLRGSERQIGWTSGTSGQGVERLQLLHIGNLVLLDVMDRLKWQSFDFPANVILWGKFKYSYWEFSPTEGQNIVSAELGSTGLKLFDQNHRKFAQISSRKQKLVRFLALSERNGNLGLYHYSIQKSICTLALSE
- the LOC113357791 gene encoding RNA-directed DNA methylation 4-like, which codes for MAGNEGESSSSSSAKPLIVRVKRKSSQSPLEALWLEINERPLKRPLVDFDKLSITTDSSITEIVERKKVLVQHVETVASSKASIQVLQSIVVPNSEDAVDFKTKVEERRQTFKQENKQDKLLLRAREKHEDMAKNARFEQIWKRRKGKGIHEMCNIYDVVRVDEEEEIPKKVEQTEDMSLEDSQILCNFMPLLREYLPEVASEIQSDMYSYINNGGAMMDDYVYDLYAVKDEMNTAEQEDDLDAYPLVQVGEDDDYYDGPQESEWDTSDSNAEDNPLNEYPDEESSEEESEEEEEEDDEDEDEEEDEDEDEDKEGVTCVRGFRELDEFGKTKTLHSSEDEYSYEDEDEDTLADDEDEDSWKWKHR